Proteins encoded by one window of Salvia splendens isolate huo1 chromosome 14, SspV2, whole genome shotgun sequence:
- the LOC121764950 gene encoding NADH dehydrogenase (ubiquinone) complex I, assembly factor 6-like: MSTILYSTLEASGIKSTAADHAASHIGKASGLALLIKSLPYHASRNRHSSYIPAEKHGLLVNQSGQSEISMDSREEVCNFVFEMASVANAHMQKARALAKTVPREAHPVLLPAVPTQVILDSLSRVQFDVFDPRLAQGVLGVSPLWYQLKLKWFSLRGKY; this comes from the coding sequence ATGTCAACCATCTTATACTCGACGCTCGAAGCAAGCGGTATCAAGTCCACTGCTGCAGACCATGCTGCGTCACACATCGGCAAGGCAAGTGGCCTCGCATTGCTTATCAAATCCTTGCCGTATCATGCCAGCCGGAACCGCCATTCCTCTTACATACCCGCTGAGAAACACGGGTTGCTGGTGAATCAGAGTGGACAGTCTGAAATCAGTATGGATTCTCGCGAGGAGGTGTGCAACTTTGTCTTTGAGATGGCATCTGTAGCGAATGCGCATATGCAGAAAGCTCGTGCGTTGGCTAAGACAGTGCCCCGTGAGGCTCATCCGGTGCTGCTTCCTGCTGTGCCCACGCAGGTGATCCTCGATTCTTTAAGCCGCGTGCAGTTTGATGTGTTTGATCCAAGACTGGCACAAGGTGTGTTGGGGGTTTCTCCTTTGTGGTATCAGTTGAAACTCAAGTGGTTTTCATTGAGAGGGAAATACTGA